A window from Exiguobacterium marinum DSM 16307 encodes these proteins:
- a CDS encoding SDR family oxidoreductase, which translates to MYIFMTGGTGFLGGRLAKELIGRGHRICMLARTPEKVNAQFTTEEREMIDVLQGDLTAHALGADERFIDSHRGKVDLFLHMAALVKFDEELREALFETNLTGTKEALRLAKALNCRRFFHVSTAYTLGAKEIGGETLYDVSQSFLNPYEESKAHAERAVWDSREALEVSIFRPAIIVGDSKTGEADSKFTMYGYMRALELFKRKLVRRGHDFESLRLIGSATGTSNLVPVDYVTDVLLAAIEHAKAGTIYNVTNDTPPRNETMLDFMKESLSFPHLMISETPTSTLSSIEQSFNDMVKVFNPYLNRNIKFYDENTKQLLRDAGFSPLRLDHQSLRRIVNAYYQTK; encoded by the coding sequence TTGTATATATTTATGACTGGTGGAACTGGATTTTTAGGAGGACGTCTCGCCAAAGAGTTGATTGGTCGTGGGCATCGCATCTGTATGCTCGCACGAACGCCAGAAAAGGTAAACGCTCAGTTCACGACTGAGGAACGCGAGATGATAGATGTATTGCAAGGGGATTTGACGGCGCATGCACTCGGTGCTGATGAACGCTTCATCGACTCTCACAGAGGAAAGGTTGATTTATTTCTACACATGGCGGCACTCGTCAAATTTGATGAAGAACTACGTGAAGCTCTGTTTGAAACCAATTTGACCGGGACGAAAGAGGCCCTGCGATTGGCCAAGGCGCTCAATTGCCGCCGCTTCTTCCATGTGAGTACGGCCTATACGCTCGGCGCAAAAGAAATCGGTGGTGAGACTTTGTACGATGTGTCGCAATCATTTTTAAACCCATACGAAGAGAGCAAGGCGCACGCCGAACGGGCGGTCTGGGACTCGCGTGAAGCGCTTGAGGTTTCCATCTTCCGACCGGCGATCATCGTCGGCGACTCAAAGACAGGTGAGGCTGATTCAAAATTTACGATGTATGGATACATGCGCGCCCTCGAACTATTCAAACGCAAACTTGTGCGCCGGGGTCACGACTTTGAGTCCCTTCGCCTGATTGGATCTGCAACAGGTACTTCGAACCTCGTTCCGGTCGATTATGTGACAGATGTGCTCTTAGCAGCCATTGAGCATGCGAAAGCGGGTACCATCTATAACGTGACGAATGATACGCCCCCACGAAATGAGACGATGCTCGATTTTATGAAAGAGTCATTATCTTTCCCACATTTGATGATTTCTGAGACACCGACATCCACACTCAGTTCCATCGAACAGTCTTTTAACGATATGGTCAAAGTATTCAATCCGTACTTGAATCGCAATATTAAGTTCTATGATGAAAATACGAAGCAGTTGCTTCGGGATGCAGGATTTTCACCACTTCGACTCGATCATCAATCATTACGTCGCATTGTGAATGCATACTACCAAACAAAATAA
- a CDS encoding MDR family MFS transporter, which produces MFQTLKRLDRNIWIRFLGETITGIMMFMIAPFLVLYYSDQLDSYLQVGIIMATGPIMALLGSMIGGRLADLYGRKPIMMIAIIGDALALVGFAFADSFWPLLLLNAMLGLTNSLFHPAASAMVADVTEPEHMNEAFGLLRMGHNIGAAFGPLLGSAVLFIDRELIFFTAAFVFALYALTLGYFIRESLPEFTEDETPSNREVLRVFYNDRVFLIFIFAGIFISMGFSVVESMLPLFLKESLPTYTAQQNPFPYLLALNGIMVVLFQFPIASKLGNRPFGKVMLAGATVFGIGMILLAIVPRTLFALDTPYVPLVGILLAVYAFYTLGEMIMSPVQQTFIALIAPENMRGAYNGAASVQWLIGGVTAPIIASVFFDNRAGHIALILIGGASCLSGIIYWQLGRYVQSTEAKQKTA; this is translated from the coding sequence ATGTTTCAAACACTCAAGCGGCTCGACCGCAACATTTGGATTCGTTTCTTAGGGGAGACGATCACGGGAATCATGATGTTCATGATCGCCCCATTCTTAGTCCTTTATTATAGTGATCAGTTAGACAGCTACCTTCAAGTCGGAATCATCATGGCGACGGGTCCCATCATGGCCCTACTCGGTTCGATGATTGGGGGACGGCTTGCTGACCTATATGGTCGAAAACCAATCATGATGATCGCCATCATAGGGGACGCACTCGCTCTCGTCGGGTTCGCCTTCGCTGACTCGTTTTGGCCACTCCTTTTATTGAACGCAATGCTCGGGTTGACGAACTCACTCTTCCACCCTGCGGCAAGCGCGATGGTCGCTGACGTCACGGAGCCTGAGCATATGAACGAAGCATTCGGACTCTTACGGATGGGGCATAATATCGGTGCTGCATTCGGACCGCTTCTCGGGAGCGCGGTGCTGTTCATCGACCGTGAGCTCATCTTCTTTACAGCAGCGTTCGTCTTTGCCTTATATGCGCTCACACTCGGATACTTTATCAGAGAATCATTGCCGGAATTTACAGAAGATGAAACCCCGAGTAACCGAGAAGTGTTGCGCGTATTTTACAACGATCGCGTTTTTCTTATTTTCATCTTTGCAGGTATATTCATATCGATGGGATTTTCAGTCGTCGAGAGCATGCTGCCACTCTTTTTAAAAGAATCGCTTCCGACGTATACCGCACAACAAAATCCGTTCCCTTATCTTTTAGCATTGAACGGAATCATGGTCGTACTCTTCCAGTTCCCGATCGCATCAAAACTTGGGAATAGACCGTTTGGTAAAGTCATGTTGGCCGGAGCGACCGTATTTGGTATCGGCATGATCTTATTGGCGATTGTGCCAAGAACTTTGTTCGCACTTGATACGCCATATGTGCCCCTCGTAGGTATCTTACTCGCCGTTTATGCCTTTTACACGTTAGGTGAGATGATCATGTCCCCTGTTCAACAAACGTTCATCGCCTTGATTGCTCCGGAGAATATGCGCGGCGCCTACAACGGCGCTGCCAGTGTCCAGTGGCTGATCGGTGGAGTCACGGCACCTATTATCGCAAGTGTCTTTTTTGATAATCGTGCCGGGCACATCGCTCTAATCTTGATTGGTGGTGCGAGTTGCTTATCAGGCATTATTTACTGGCAACTCGGACGCTACGTCCAATCAACCGAAGCAAAACAAAAGACTGCTTAA
- a CDS encoding DUF4397 domain-containing protein, translating to MKKLMSLLGTLALAFAFILPVSADGHENAMVRVLHASPDAPAVDVYVDGEVAVEGAEFKDLTDYLTLPAGDYNVEIKPAGDAETVVVAADLSIEAGKFYTAAAIGQLENIEIAAMEDDANFEDGKSKVRVAHFAPDAPAVDVAPKGGDPLFSNLEFKAVSDYGTLDAGTYDLEVRPAGATDVVKALDGVALESGMNYTAFAIGLLEGEPAFEVLLAADGGEMAMAPETGQGGLAQTASMNWLLAAAVVGAAAAGFYVFRRQKQDA from the coding sequence ATGAAGAAGTTGATGTCTTTACTTGGTACACTAGCACTGGCTTTCGCGTTCATCTTACCGGTTAGCGCCGATGGACATGAAAATGCGATGGTCCGTGTGCTACATGCTTCACCTGATGCACCGGCAGTTGACGTGTATGTGGATGGGGAAGTCGCGGTCGAGGGAGCAGAATTCAAAGACCTCACTGACTACTTGACTCTTCCTGCTGGAGATTACAACGTTGAGATCAAGCCAGCAGGTGACGCAGAAACAGTCGTCGTTGCAGCAGACCTTTCAATCGAGGCAGGCAAATTCTACACAGCTGCTGCGATTGGACAACTTGAAAACATCGAAATCGCTGCAATGGAAGACGATGCGAACTTCGAAGACGGTAAATCAAAAGTTCGCGTTGCTCACTTCGCACCGGATGCTCCAGCAGTTGATGTAGCACCTAAAGGTGGAGACCCACTATTCTCAAACCTCGAGTTCAAAGCAGTAAGTGATTACGGCACACTCGATGCCGGCACGTATGACCTTGAAGTTCGTCCAGCGGGGGCGACCGATGTCGTCAAAGCACTTGATGGTGTCGCACTCGAAAGTGGTATGAACTATACGGCATTCGCTATCGGACTCCTTGAAGGAGAACCAGCGTTTGAAGTACTCCTCGCTGCAGATGGCGGAGAAATGGCGATGGCTCCTGAGACTGGACAAGGTGGTCTCGCTCAAACAGCATCAATGAACTGGTTGCTCGCAGCAGCGGTAGTTGGAGCGGCAGCGGCAGGATTCTACGTCTTTCGTCGTCAGAAGCAAGACGCTTAA
- a CDS encoding peptide MFS transporter produces MERIDKQTIVDSVPQKGFLGQPKGLFTLFFTEFWERFSYYGMRAILVFYMYYEVSEGGLGLDRNVALSIMSVYGALVYMSGVIGGWLADRIFGTSRAVFYGGVFIMLGHIVLSIPGSVVFLFISMALIVIGTGLLKPNVSSIVGDMYSETDRRRDAGFSIFYMGINLGAFISPLIVGQVQKDYGFHWGFALAAIGMFVGLVVFVLTRKTNLGLAGSYVPNPLTPEEKKKTIRIVSIATIAIAILLAILIPLGWFTINTFISLVGVFGIAIPTLYFIMMYRSPKTTEVERSRIIAYIPLFIASVMFWAIQEQGATILASYADTRTDLEFFGFTLSPAWFQSLNPLFIILLAPIFAWLWVRLGDREPSIPTKFAFGILFAGISFLVILLPAYFSGPDALVNPLWLVLSYFIVVLGELSLSPVGLSATTKLAPAAFSAQTMSLWFLSNAAAQGINAQLVKFYSPENEMLYFGIIGGAAIVLSLILFALAPKIKVYMRGIH; encoded by the coding sequence ATGGAAAGGATCGATAAACAGACAATTGTGGATAGTGTTCCACAAAAAGGTTTTTTAGGACAACCGAAAGGATTGTTCACATTGTTTTTCACAGAATTTTGGGAACGTTTCTCATACTATGGAATGCGTGCCATCCTCGTATTCTATATGTACTATGAGGTTTCTGAAGGAGGACTCGGGCTCGACCGTAACGTCGCGCTATCGATCATGTCCGTCTATGGTGCGCTCGTCTATATGTCAGGAGTCATTGGGGGATGGCTCGCAGACCGGATATTCGGGACGTCACGTGCAGTCTTTTACGGTGGTGTGTTCATCATGCTCGGACACATCGTCCTCTCAATTCCGGGAAGTGTCGTCTTCTTGTTCATTTCGATGGCGTTAATTGTCATCGGTACTGGTTTATTAAAACCAAACGTATCAAGCATTGTTGGAGATATGTATAGCGAGACGGACCGCCGCCGTGACGCTGGATTTAGTATCTTCTACATGGGAATTAACTTGGGGGCGTTTATTTCACCACTCATCGTCGGACAAGTACAAAAAGACTACGGTTTCCATTGGGGCTTCGCCCTTGCCGCGATTGGAATGTTCGTCGGTCTTGTCGTCTTCGTCCTGACCCGTAAGACAAATCTCGGTCTAGCCGGGTCATATGTTCCAAACCCGTTGACGCCTGAAGAGAAGAAGAAAACGATTCGAATCGTCAGTATCGCCACTATCGCAATCGCTATCCTACTTGCGATTTTGATTCCACTTGGTTGGTTCACGATCAATACGTTCATCTCGCTTGTCGGAGTATTCGGAATTGCGATTCCGACATTGTATTTCATTATGATGTATCGCAGTCCAAAAACAACAGAAGTCGAGCGGTCTCGGATTATTGCTTATATCCCGCTCTTTATCGCTTCCGTCATGTTCTGGGCAATTCAAGAGCAGGGGGCAACAATCCTCGCAAGTTATGCGGACACACGGACTGACCTTGAGTTCTTCGGTTTCACATTGTCACCGGCTTGGTTCCAATCATTGAACCCGCTCTTCATCATCTTACTCGCACCGATCTTCGCTTGGTTATGGGTACGTCTAGGAGATCGCGAGCCGAGCATCCCGACGAAGTTCGCATTTGGGATTTTGTTTGCGGGAATCAGTTTCTTGGTCATCTTACTTCCTGCTTATTTCAGCGGTCCAGATGCCCTCGTCAACCCGCTCTGGCTCGTCTTGAGTTACTTTATCGTCGTCTTGGGTGAACTCAGTTTATCACCGGTCGGTTTGTCAGCTACGACAAAACTCGCCCCAGCCGCATTTTCTGCTCAAACGATGTCACTCTGGTTCTTGTCAAATGCTGCTGCACAAGGAATTAACGCACAGCTCGTCAAATTTTACTCACCAGAGAATGAAATGCTATACTTCGGAATCATCGGTGGTGCTGCCATCGTCTTAAGTTTGATCCTATTCGCGCTCGCACCAAAAATCAAAGTGTACATGCGTGGTATTCATTAA
- a CDS encoding glycerophosphodiester phosphodiesterase, with protein sequence MKRFAHRGVMALRPENTMSAFKLALDTGADGIETDVHLTKDGELVLIHDETLERTTDGSGMVSSYTLNELRRFNAGVRYSQQEVIPTLQELLELVRDESIRLNLEVKTDVLRYEGIESRIIDTIEMAGIDPSRILFSSFNHETIHRLKQMRPDIECAILLAQPLYDLVGYLKFVGADSVHPHINRITDQEIECLKQHGIPVRPYTIKTASEMKRCLALQVDAIFVNDIEWANQTS encoded by the coding sequence GTGAAACGATTCGCACATCGTGGGGTGATGGCACTCCGACCTGAGAATACGATGTCTGCTTTTAAGCTCGCACTCGATACAGGCGCGGATGGCATCGAGACAGATGTTCATTTGACCAAAGATGGTGAGCTCGTTCTCATTCATGATGAGACACTGGAGCGAACGACGGACGGGAGCGGTATGGTGTCTTCATACACACTCAACGAACTGAGAAGATTTAACGCCGGAGTTCGATATTCTCAACAAGAGGTCATCCCGACACTACAAGAACTTCTCGAACTTGTGAGGGATGAATCAATCCGATTAAATCTTGAGGTGAAGACCGATGTCCTTCGCTACGAAGGGATTGAATCCCGCATCATCGATACAATTGAAATGGCAGGAATCGACCCATCGCGTATCCTTTTCTCTTCATTCAACCATGAGACGATTCATCGGTTGAAGCAAATGCGTCCAGATATCGAGTGTGCGATTTTATTGGCACAACCCTTATATGACCTTGTCGGATATCTTAAATTTGTGGGAGCCGACTCGGTCCATCCACATATCAATCGCATCACAGATCAAGAAATCGAATGCTTAAAACAACATGGTATTCCTGTAAGACCTTATACAATCAAGACAGCTAGTGAAATGAAGCGCTGCCTAGCTCTTCAAGTCGATGCCATTTTTGTGAATGATATCGAATGGGCAAATCAAACCTCTTAG
- a CDS encoding general stress protein, protein MIETRVVNDMTTVDHEVNEMVSGGCVNEHIYLFAKDEELTVRLAAEAGVQSYRIPEKGMFESLLSKFTSNSDDRMEQMESLGLTKEMVDSLEREIQDGKIVLVCDK, encoded by the coding sequence ATGATAGAAACAAGAGTAGTGAATGATATGACGACAGTCGACCATGAAGTAAATGAAATGGTTTCAGGAGGTTGTGTGAACGAACACATCTATTTGTTCGCAAAAGACGAGGAATTGACAGTTCGATTGGCTGCAGAAGCGGGGGTTCAATCGTATCGTATCCCTGAGAAGGGAATGTTCGAGTCGCTTCTCTCCAAATTTACAAGCAATTCAGATGATCGAATGGAACAGATGGAGAGCCTAGGGTTAACAAAAGAGATGGTAGATTCCCTCGAACGTGAGATTCAGGACGGTAAAATTGTTTTAGTTTGCGATAAATGA
- a CDS encoding class F sortase, which produces MERQRQDSTSFVVRSKTLKLIFLGTITFFLLSAQADAPDRSFVMPMADFAKPIVLTSKQVDRQSFHSNSFVPSRLVIPSIDVDASIEAVGKDDAGRMDTPADVNQVGWYQYGAKAGATGNVVLSGHLDDLNGPAIFSNLDQLPIGEVVTLQRKGQVATYEVVSVKQYRLEQVPLASIFAATQAKRIQLITCAGPYDEKLGYRDRIVVTAHLIETK; this is translated from the coding sequence TTGGAGCGGCAGCGGCAGGATTCTACGTCTTTCGTCGTCAGAAGCAAGACGCTTAAGCTCATCTTTTTAGGAACCATCACATTTTTCCTATTGAGTGCTCAGGCCGATGCACCTGATCGATCATTCGTCATGCCGATGGCTGACTTCGCTAAACCAATCGTCTTGACGTCAAAACAGGTCGATCGTCAATCCTTTCATTCGAATAGTTTTGTCCCGTCCCGGCTTGTGATTCCATCAATCGATGTTGATGCATCGATTGAAGCAGTCGGGAAGGATGATGCTGGACGGATGGATACTCCGGCTGACGTAAATCAAGTTGGCTGGTATCAATACGGTGCGAAGGCAGGCGCAACAGGAAATGTTGTGTTATCCGGTCATCTCGATGACTTGAACGGTCCCGCCATCTTTTCGAACCTTGATCAACTTCCAATTGGAGAAGTGGTGACGCTCCAAAGAAAGGGTCAAGTCGCAACATATGAAGTCGTCAGTGTAAAACAATATCGCCTTGAACAAGTTCCGCTCGCTTCGATTTTTGCGGCCACTCAGGCAAAACGGATTCAACTGATTACTTGCGCGGGACCATACGATGAGAAGCTAGGATATCGTGACCGGATCGTTGTCACAGCACACTTGATTGAAACGAAATAA
- a CDS encoding MarR family winged helix-turn-helix transcriptional regulator: MTTPVQTTSRRQLVADAERGIRMNYRGVKKNLRSMFSQYLTRNEFFILRSLCQQSPQIASALSNEFQFSASMITALADELTKKGLISRERSERDRRVVELQATDAGRELFETLESMKIEYLLEVFTDFSDDELILLSKLLDRMDA; encoded by the coding sequence ATGACCACACCTGTACAGACCACTTCACGTCGTCAGCTCGTCGCTGATGCTGAACGTGGAATCCGAATGAACTATCGCGGAGTTAAAAAAAATCTCCGTTCGATGTTCTCACAATACTTGACCCGCAATGAATTCTTCATTCTACGTTCTCTTTGTCAACAGAGTCCTCAAATCGCCTCTGCACTGTCAAACGAGTTTCAATTTTCGGCTTCAATGATTACAGCACTCGCTGATGAGTTAACGAAAAAGGGCTTAATCTCTCGCGAGCGTAGCGAGCGTGACCGCCGTGTCGTTGAACTTCAGGCGACCGATGCCGGTCGTGAGTTGTTTGAGACGCTAGAGAGCATGAAAATCGAATATTTGTTAGAAGTGTTTACTGATTTTTCAGATGACGAACTCATTTTACTCTCAAAATTATTAGATCGTATGGATGCTTAA
- a CDS encoding GTP pyrophosphokinase — protein MPKQDLNTIMLEYLNEKEDYEAFATKLKALLSELLTEAGIQFHSIVARAKEADSLFAKLSRKPYQYRSLRDVQDLAGIRIVTYFHDDVRTVAQILEDEFTIDREQSIDKSTLLDSNEFGYLSVHYVVELSDKRLALGEYRRFAEKEAEIQVRSILQHAWAEIEHDLGYKNPNAVPPEIKRSFSRVAGLLEIADSEFVNIRKQLRTFEQETVEQILESPEKVAITRDNLNYYIANDKVVEKLDNAIFKSEWLLETDLSAIVELTRMFHYADIRTFKDLSDTLSTYFTQAIQCATLLPSSLLPRQGMGVVYAVLAKLLAEGDESQIEFFFRRFYPDLKHYEDIIQQIRVKDEPL, from the coding sequence GTGCCTAAACAAGATCTAAATACAATCATGCTCGAATATTTGAATGAAAAGGAAGACTATGAAGCATTTGCGACGAAGCTGAAAGCACTCCTCAGCGAACTATTGACAGAAGCCGGTATTCAGTTTCATTCAATCGTTGCCCGTGCCAAAGAAGCAGATAGTCTATTTGCGAAGCTATCCCGAAAACCTTACCAATATCGGTCCTTACGTGATGTACAGGATTTGGCAGGAATTCGTATTGTTACGTACTTTCATGATGATGTGAGGACCGTTGCCCAAATTTTAGAAGATGAGTTCACCATCGATCGAGAACAATCGATTGATAAATCGACATTGCTTGACTCCAATGAATTTGGTTATCTTTCTGTACATTACGTCGTGGAGTTGAGTGACAAACGACTCGCACTTGGCGAATATCGTCGCTTTGCGGAAAAAGAGGCAGAGATTCAAGTCCGCTCGATTTTGCAACATGCTTGGGCTGAGATTGAGCATGACCTTGGATACAAAAATCCCAACGCTGTCCCGCCTGAGATTAAACGCAGCTTCAGCCGAGTCGCCGGTCTGTTGGAGATTGCTGATTCTGAGTTCGTGAACATCCGGAAACAATTAAGGACATTCGAACAAGAAACGGTGGAACAGATTCTTGAGTCTCCTGAGAAAGTGGCGATTACACGTGATAATTTGAATTATTATATCGCGAATGACAAAGTCGTTGAAAAGTTGGATAACGCCATCTTTAAGAGTGAGTGGTTACTCGAAACCGACCTCTCGGCCATCGTCGAACTGACACGCATGTTCCATTACGCAGATATTCGGACATTCAAAGACTTAAGTGATACGCTCTCAACTTATTTCACGCAAGCCATCCAATGTGCGACGCTTCTTCCTTCTTCTCTTTTACCAAGACAAGGAATGGGAGTTGTTTACGCCGTGCTTGCAAAACTTCTGGCAGAAGGAGATGAATCGCAAATCGAATTCTTCTTTAGACGCTTCTACCCGGACCTAAAGCATTACGAAGACATCATTCAACAAATTAGAGTGAAAGACGAGCCGCTATAA
- a CDS encoding carboxypeptidase M32, whose amino-acid sequence MEVTKEWRDHFKQLRAFDEAISLLYWDMRTQMPEHSAPLRAETIGYLSTEAFKRQTSESFASLLGRMTEEEGLSDIEVRSLEVAKTQYERNAKIPHDEYQAYVTLVSEAETAWEKAKDQDDWDMFAPYLKKIIGFQQKFAEYFGYEKHPYDALLYDFEPGMTVELLDELFASLRDELVPLIQQLPNESFSMDWSMPADVQEKICHDWMNVVAYDLSRGRLDATVHPFEITINRRDVRITTKYDEADFRNALFGTMHEAGHATYEQQIDPALDELGLGGGASMGIHESQSLFFENFIGRSEAFLRRVYPQLKQLHPTYADIDFDTFYRGVNEAKPSLVRIEADELTYSLHIIIRYELEKALIQGTLSVDELPAAWNEKYKEYLGLDVPSNAKGVLQDVHWAGGSFGYFPSYALGLIYAAQLTEALKSDLPQFETLIQDGEIEPIKAWLQENVHQYGKRLTPNELIRQVTGQEISVQPLVRYLTDKYQTVTK is encoded by the coding sequence ATGGAAGTAACAAAAGAATGGCGTGATCATTTTAAACAACTCCGGGCATTTGATGAAGCAATTTCTCTCTTATATTGGGATATGCGTACACAAATGCCGGAGCATTCGGCACCGTTACGGGCAGAAACGATCGGATATTTGTCGACCGAGGCGTTCAAACGACAAACGAGTGAATCGTTTGCTTCTTTATTGGGACGGATGACTGAGGAAGAGGGGCTATCTGATATCGAAGTGCGTTCACTTGAAGTTGCAAAAACGCAATATGAACGAAACGCAAAGATTCCTCATGATGAGTATCAAGCGTACGTGACGCTTGTCTCTGAGGCGGAAACGGCATGGGAGAAAGCAAAAGACCAAGACGACTGGGACATGTTCGCTCCTTATTTAAAGAAAATCATCGGATTCCAACAAAAATTTGCGGAATATTTCGGTTATGAGAAGCATCCGTACGATGCACTGCTTTATGACTTCGAACCCGGTATGACGGTTGAACTCTTAGACGAATTGTTCGCCTCGCTCCGAGATGAACTAGTTCCCCTCATTCAGCAACTCCCGAATGAATCGTTCTCCATGGACTGGTCGATGCCGGCAGACGTTCAAGAGAAAATTTGTCACGACTGGATGAATGTTGTCGCCTACGACTTGTCGCGCGGGCGTCTCGATGCGACCGTGCATCCATTTGAGATCACAATCAACCGTCGTGACGTCCGAATCACGACGAAGTATGATGAAGCCGATTTTCGGAATGCGTTGTTCGGTACGATGCACGAAGCGGGGCACGCGACGTATGAACAGCAAATCGACCCAGCCCTCGATGAACTCGGTTTAGGAGGGGGTGCATCAATGGGAATCCATGAATCGCAGTCGCTCTTCTTTGAGAACTTCATTGGACGCAGCGAGGCCTTTTTACGGCGTGTCTATCCGCAACTCAAACAACTGCATCCAACATATGCTGATATCGACTTCGATACATTCTATCGTGGGGTGAATGAAGCCAAGCCATCCCTCGTTCGAATCGAGGCAGACGAGTTGACGTACAGTCTCCACATCATCATCCGTTACGAGCTTGAGAAAGCGCTCATTCAAGGAACATTATCCGTCGATGAGCTGCCAGCGGCGTGGAACGAAAAATATAAAGAGTATCTTGGTCTCGATGTGCCGTCGAATGCCAAAGGGGTCCTTCAAGACGTCCATTGGGCAGGTGGTTCATTCGGTTACTTCCCGAGCTATGCCCTCGGGTTGATTTATGCGGCGCAATTGACGGAGGCTTTGAAGTCCGACCTGCCTCAATTCGAGACACTGATTCAAGATGGTGAGATTGAGCCGATAAAAGCATGGCTACAGGAGAATGTCCATCAATATGGAAAACGTCTAACGCCGAATGAACTTATTCGACAAGTGACCGGTCAAGAAATCTCGGTGCAACCGCTCGTTCGCTATTTGACGGACAAGTATCAGACTGTAACCAAGTGA
- a CDS encoding glutamine synthetase family protein, with protein MANLFGTDKDDAKKKQQDIEKTVQEKNVTQIHLYFSDVLGDLKLLTLSAKLLPEVFEGKTMFDGSSINGFSSIKNSDLFLRPDLDRPRYEQDGDENILAFFCDVCTPEGERYEYDPRNVLKDALERAAKDGYSVFVGAEPEFFIFDENGEFYDEAGYFSTRSEDKGYEVRQHIANRLSEVGFNIEAVHHEVAPAQHEIGIKYDDALHTADNIQFFKEIVKIAAKEKGASVSFLPKPLRDVNGSGMHLNISVWKNDESGNPTNNAFDEVDADYGLSKTARHFIEGILKHARATAIFTNPLPESYERLVPGFEAPVNICWSPSNRSSMIRIPASRGSATRVEVRNPDPSANPYLALAALIYAGLEGIEQQLVPSSPNEDDLFEYSAKQIESQGIASLPATFHESIQSLKQDNFHDYFNHNMVDRYLSLIQVRK; from the coding sequence ATGGCAAATCTATTCGGAACAGACAAGGATGACGCAAAGAAGAAGCAACAAGACATTGAGAAAACGGTACAAGAGAAAAATGTTACCCAAATCCATCTATACTTTTCAGATGTACTCGGTGATTTGAAACTCTTGACGCTTTCGGCAAAATTGTTGCCAGAAGTATTTGAAGGAAAAACGATGTTTGATGGCTCCTCCATCAATGGGTTCTCTTCCATCAAAAACTCTGACTTATTCTTGAGACCGGATTTAGATCGTCCACGGTATGAACAAGATGGTGATGAGAATATTTTGGCATTCTTCTGCGATGTTTGCACACCAGAAGGCGAACGATACGAATATGATCCCCGGAACGTATTGAAAGATGCGCTCGAACGTGCCGCCAAAGACGGCTATTCGGTATTCGTTGGTGCAGAGCCAGAATTCTTTATTTTTGACGAAAACGGCGAGTTTTATGATGAAGCTGGTTACTTCTCGACACGTTCAGAAGACAAAGGCTATGAAGTACGTCAACATATTGCGAATCGGTTGAGTGAAGTCGGATTTAATATTGAAGCGGTCCACCATGAAGTCGCCCCGGCACAACATGAGATTGGCATCAAATATGACGATGCACTCCATACTGCGGATAATATCCAGTTCTTCAAAGAAATCGTCAAGATTGCTGCGAAAGAAAAAGGGGCATCTGTTTCGTTCTTACCAAAACCGTTACGTGACGTGAACGGTTCGGGAATGCATCTTAATATCTCGGTATGGAAGAATGATGAATCCGGTAACCCGACAAACAATGCGTTCGACGAAGTTGATGCGGACTATGGCCTCTCAAAAACAGCTCGTCATTTTATCGAGGGAATTTTAAAGCACGCCCGCGCCACTGCCATCTTTACAAACCCGCTCCCTGAGTCGTACGAGCGTCTCGTTCCTGGATTTGAGGCTCCAGTCAATATTTGCTGGAGTCCATCGAACCGCAGTTCGATGATTCGTATCCCGGCTTCTCGTGGAAGTGCGACACGTGTCGAAGTGCGTAATCCTGACCCGAGTGCGAACCCATACTTGGCACTTGCTGCGCTCATTTATGCTGGACTCGAGGGAATCGAACAGCAACTTGTTCCGTCTTCTCCGAATGAAGACGACTTGTTCGAATATTCAGCAAAACAGATTGAGAGCCAAGGAATCGCATCACTCCCGGCGACGTTCCATGAATCGATTCAATCCCTGAAGCAAGACAACTTTCATGACTACTTTAATCACAATATGGTCGATCGTTACTTGTCACTCATTCAAGTACGAAAATAA